The Corallococcus silvisoli genome contains the following window.
TCTCCTCGGAGAACTTCTCCACCGCGTCCGCGTCATGGAGGCGGCCGTCGGTGACGATGATGGCGCAGCCGCGCTTCGCGCCCACCTTCACCTGCTCCTCCAGGTACCTCACGTAGTCGCGCAGCGCGGGCTCCAGGTAGGTGAAGCCGCCCAACTGCTTGGCGCCGGGGAACTTGTACTGCTTCACGTCGGTGCCCTTGAGCTCCCCCACGGCTTCCACCTGGCGGCCGTTGGTGCCGCAGGCCCAGTAGGCCACGCGCAAGAGGCCGTTGCGGTCCTTGGTGGCCAGATACTCCAGCATCCACCGCACCTGCGGCTCCACCTGGTTGGAGGGCTCCTTCATGGGCGCGCCGCGGATCCACTCCAGGAAGGAGCGCGGCTCCGCCTTGTATGTGTATTCGTCGCGCATGCTGCCGGACGCGTCCATGTAGATGGCCATGTCCAGGCCTTCCACCGTGGGGTCGTGCATCAGCACCGCGCGCACGCGGTCTCCTTCGCGGTGGAGATCCGAAAACGGCTCGATCGGCTTCTCGTGTCCCATGGCCTGCCTTTCTGGAGGGTGAAAACGCTAGCGCTCTGGATGCGAGCGTCGCAAACGGGCGGGGTCAGTCCTCGAAGTCGCGCATCCAGTCCGGCTTCTTGCCGGGCGCGGCGGGCGACTTCTCCTGCTGGCTGGGAGCCGGCGGGGTGGGCGTGGCCTTCACGAAGTCCATCTTCCACGTGGCCTTCGCCACCTGGGGCTTGGGGGCCGGACGCGGCTCGGGCTTCGGCTGGCTCGGGCCCGGCTGCTTGCCGGGCGTGGCGGGCGACGTCTCCCGTTGGGTCGGGGCCGGCGGGGTGGGCGTGGCCTTCACGAAGTCCATCTTCCACGAGGCCTTCGCCACCTGGGGCTTGGGCTTGGGCTTGGGGGCCGGACGCGGCTCGGGCTTTGGCTGCAGGCGCGTGATGTGGGGCTGCGCGCCACCCGGCTTGTCGTGCGCGTCGAGGAAATCCACCATCCATTCGCTGGAGCCCACGGGCCGCGTCTGCAGGCGCGGCGGCAGGGACGGGGGCGGCGTGGGCGCGCGGGGCGCCGTCGTTCCCGGGGGCAGCGTGTTCGAGGAGGGCCTGCTCGGGGACTGCGTGCCCGCGAGCACGTGGGTGCGCAGGGTGCGCTCCGTCTCCGTGGGCCAGCCGGGCAGCATCGGCAGGACGCGGCGCGCGAGCTCCAGGAACTCCGGTGGGGGGGCCTCGCGGGGGACCCGCACCGAGGTGTCCTGGATCCATCCCGCGAGCTTCCCGACGAGGCCGCCCTTGGTGGGGCGCGGCGTGGCGATGTCGCCCTTCACCTCGTAGCCCTTCAGCTCCAGGTCCGCGATGGCCATCGCGCGGCTGGGCACGGGCAGCTCCAGCGAGGCGAGCGCCGCAGGCCCCTGGTTCGCGCGCGCGTCCGCCTGGAGCTGGGCGAGCACCGCGTGCAGCACGCTCGCGACCTGGGCGCCATTGGCCACGTTGTGGGCCTGAAGCTCGGCGGCCACGGCCGGCCACGCGAGGACGAGTCCCTTGCCCTGCGCGAGCTGATCCGCGCGGTCGCCGGGCAGGAGGGCGTGGTAGGCGCGGGGCGCGTCGCGGCTCTCCGCGTCCTTCACGTACTGGAAGGCATCCGGGGTGGCGTGCGCGAAGCCCGCGAGCACGTCGCCCCGGGTCACGGTGAGCTGCCCCTTCATCCGCTGGGCGTTCGGGCCGGGCCACGGGCCGCTCAGCGTGCCGTAGAGGTAGACGGGGTCGTTGAAGCCCTCGGCGTCCGCGGGGTGTTCCACCAGCTCGATGGAGAAGAAGTAGAGCTCCGTCGCGGCCAGCCTCCGCGGCAGGCGTCCGGAGGCGACCTCGTGGAGGGCGAGCTGCGCCTGCACGGAGGCGGGCAGGCGGGCGCGCTCGCTGCCTGGGATGACCTGGAGCTGGCCCACGACGTCGGTGCAGACGAACCACTCGGACTCGCCCAGGTACGCGGGGTCCAGGCGGAACGCGTCCACGGCGTGGACGACCTCGGCGGCATCGCACGGCACGGCTTCGACCGGGCTGGCGGCGTGGGGAACGAAGTAGCGGGGTGGGCTCACGGAGGCCGCGACAGGCTGGCGCAAGCCGTTGGGGCAATCAAGGGCCGGCGGGGCGTCCCCCGACCCACGAAGCGGCGTGGCTTCCTCGCGAAGCGGCGTGGCTTCCATCGTTCGTCCCGCCCCTTAAAGAGTGAGGGCATGGAACGAAAGAGGCCGCCTGAGGCTCAGGCGGGCTCGATGAAGTTGAGCCGGTAGCCGTCCGGGTCGGTGACGATGATCTCCCGCGTGTACCAGGGCTGGACCGTCGGTCCCTCCACGGGTGCCTCCAGCGCGGCCGCCTTCGCGGCCACCGCGTCCACGCCGTCCTCGCCCGCCCGAAAACCCACGAGCACGCCCATGCCCCTGCGGCCTTCCAGCTTCAGGCCAGGAGGAGGGCTGACGAGGTAGATGTCCGACTCTCCACCCCACTGGAGGCGGAGGATGGGGGGCTCCGACGCGACGCGTTCAAAGCCGAGGCCTTCATAGAAGCGCACGGAGGCCGGTGCATCCGTCACCAGCAGCTTCACGAACGACCGCATCGTCTGGGGCTTCTTGTCCATGGGCGCGGCAGTCTGCCCAGGTCGGTGGACGTGCGCCAGGAGCGCTCTTCGCTCCCATGTCGGGAGGATGTCGGATGGAATATCGTCGTCCCCATCAGCCGCTGGGGAGGAGTCGTCCCAGGGCGACGGGGGCTTTCGCCGGGAGGTGAACCCCTTTGGTGGTCCGGGGAGAGGCGCCGGACCGTGAAGCACGTCCGTGGAGAGGGGGACATCGCGATGATGGAGCACGGGGGGGCGGGCGCTTGAGCACGGCATCGCGTGATGGGGCGCCGCCCAGGGCTGTCGCCTATGACGATGTCAACGAGCTCATCGCCACGGCCACGAGGCTGATGCAGAAGGACGCGGCGCCGGACACGCTGACGCCGGACGACGTGCGGCGGATTGGCGAGGAGCTGGACATCCCCGCGCGCTACGTGGACCAGGCGCTGGAGGCGCTGGCGAAGCGCCGCGAGGCCCAGGCGCGCGAGGCCCTGGCTCGGGAGCGGTTGTCACGGCAGCGCCGTGCGCGGCTGCGCAAGGGCGCGTGGGTGGGCGCGGCCGTCGTGGGGCTCATGGCCGTGTCGGGGCTCGTGGTGCGCAACGGGCTGACCTCCACGCTGTCGGACGTGGCGCGGCAGCGTGCGCAGGTGCGCAACGTGGTGGACCGCCGTGAGTCCCTGCGCGCGAGATTGGGCCTGCTGACGCCCGGCCTGGAGCGCGACGCGGAGCTGTCAGGCGCGGACAACCGCGTGGCCGTGGAGCAGCGCCGCTACGACGAGCGGGCCGCTGGCTACAACGCCTCCGCGGCCTCCTTTCCCACGAACTGGGTGGTCCGTCTGAGCGGGCTGCCCCCGGTGCTGCCGCTGTCCTCGGAGGTCTCCACATGGTGAAGGCCGTCTTGTTGACGTTGCTGCTGCCCATGCTGGTCCTGGCCCAGGTGCCCGCCATCACGCGGCCGGTGACGGATCCGCGGGGCATGCTGACACCTCAGGAGATGGAGCATGTCGCCCAGGCGCTGGTGGACCTGCGTTCCGCGACGCAGGTTCAGATGGCGGTGCTGCTCGTGGACACCACGGGGGGGCAGCCCATCGAGGACTACGCCGAAGCGGTCTTCCGTGCATGGAGGGGCGGGCAGGCGGGGAAGGACAACGGGCTGCTGCTCGTCATCGCGCGCGGCGACCGGCGCTCGCGCCTGGAGGTGGGTTACGGGCTGGAGCCGTCGCTGACGGACGGCGAGGCCCGGGCACTGCTCCACGCGCAGGGGCCGCTGTTGGCCCACGGGCGGACGGCGGACGCGCTGCTGGCCATCATCGCGGGCGTGCGCGCCGAGGTGTCGACGGATCCACGGAGGACGGCCCCCGACGTCGACGAGGCCAGCGCCCAGGAGTCCCGCCTCCAGGGGGCCTGGACCGAGAACGGCCTGCGGTGGCTCTTCTTCGCCATGGCGGTGACGTCCTTCGTGGCGGCGATGGTCCTGGTCGAGCGCATCAAGCTGGGCCTCTCACGCTCGCTCACCATCGGGGTGATGGTTCTGCCTCCCGCGGTGTTCGTCGTGAGCGCGTTCTCTCCGCAGGCGCCTCCGGTCCCCACCCTCCTCGCGTACGGTGCGATGCTGGGGGGCTTCTTCGGGGGGCGCTACGCCATCACGCGACAGCGGCGGGCCCTGGGCTTCATCTGCATCCTGGGCACGGCCCTGAGCGTCCTGTTCGCGCTGTCCCAGGACCTCCCCCGGCCGCCGGGAATGGTCGATCTGCTCTTCAGCCTGCTGACCCCCTCGCTCTGCATCCTCCTGTCGCCGCTCATCCTCTGGAGGGGCCTGAAGCAGCTGGGCGAAGGTGGGCGGGCCCGGCACTCCGACGGAGGGAGCTGGAGCGTGGGTTCCTCGTCCACGGACTGGAGCTCCAGCTCCTCGTCCTCCAGCAGTGACTCCAGTTCGTCGTCCTCGTCGGACTGGGGGGGTGGCGGAGGTTCCTCCGGTGGCGGCGGCGCCAGTGATTCCTGGTAGGGCGCTGGAAAGGCCCGGCCGCCTGCCTGCTCCGTGGGCCCCGGGCCGCGCGGACAGCGTCCTGCACCTGACAGGAGCGCGTCCTCCTGCCGGGCGCCATCGCCTGCCTGGGGGGCACTCCCTACCTTGTGGCCATGAAGGCTTCGCGCAAGGCGCTCCCCGTCTACGTGCCGCCCCGGACCGTGTGGTCGGTGGGGGCCCAGGTGGTGCTGCTGGTGCTGCTGGGCACCGCGCTGCAACGCCTGGGGCCCGTGCTGACGCTGCTGGCGGTGGCGCTGCTGCTGGGCCTCGCGGCGGACCCCGTCGTGCGGCGGTTGCAGTCGTGGGGCCTGCGCCGGGGGTTGGGCGTGGCGCTCATCGCGCTGACGCTGCTGGGCCTCATCGCCCTGCTCGTCCTCACGCTGGTGCCGCTCCTGGTGGAGCAGCTCCAGAACCTGGTGTACGCGGCGCCGGGCTTCCTGGATGAGCTGGCGCGGGCCCCGTGGGTGCGGAGGCTGGATGAGCACTTCGGCGTGCTGGCGCACCCAGGCAACGGGTTCAACGTGGAGCCCGGCGTGCTGACCCGGCCGCTCATCACCGTGCTGTCCTCCACCCTGGAGTTGATGGGCGCGGGCATCACGGTGCTGGCGCTGGCGGTGTTCGGGCTGCTGTTCGGCCAGGACCTCTACGCGAGCATCCTGGGCTGGGTGCGCCCCAGCAGCCGTGGCCGCGTGCGCAGGGTGGTGGGCCGGATGCGCGAGGCCGTGGGCAATTACCTCGTGGGCACGCTGCTCATCATCAGCGTGGGCGGCGCCTGCACGGCGCTGCTGTCGCTGTCCCTGGGCGTGCCGTACTTCCTGCCGCTGGGGCTGGTGGCGATGGTGCTGGGGCTCATCCCCTACATCGGCAGCGTCATCACCGCGGTGCTGGTGAGCGTCACCACGCTGGCGACGGTGGGCTCGCGGCGCGCGTTCATCGCGTTGGCGATCTTCATCGTCTATCAGCAGCTGGAGGCGCACCTGCTCAGCCCGCTGGTGCAGCGGCGCGCCATCAAGATGAACCCGCTGCTCATCTCGCTGGTGGCCCTGGTGGGTGGCACCGTCGCGGGACTCCTGGGCGTCATCCTCGCGGTGCCGGCGGCGGCGGCGGGGCAGGTGCTCCTGACGGAGGTGCAGCGCGAGCGCCGCAAGGTGTGGAACCGCGAGCGGCGCCTCGCCGCGGCGGCCACCGCCTCCCAAGCGCCTGGGAACGCGGACGAGGCACTGTTGGCGGGTCCACTCGCGCCGCCTTCAACGGAAGCGCGGCGTGCGCCTCCGCCCGACTCCGGGCATCCTGGGTCGCCCCACTGAGCCATCCCCCTTTCCCGAGCCCGCCATGACTTCCGATGAGAGCGTTTCGGCTTCCTTCAAGCGCGCGGCGGCGGAGCGCGCCGTGGACTTCATCCAGCCGGGAATGGTGGTGGGATTGGGGTCGGGCAGCACGGCCGCGTACGCGGTGCGGCGGCTGGGGGCGTTGCTCTCCGCGGGCACGCTGAAGGACGTGGTGGGCGTTCCGACCTCACGCGCGACCGAGGCGCTGGCCGTGTCGCTGGGCGTGCCGCTCACCACGTTGGATGTGCACCCGGTGGTGGACCTCACCATCGACGGCGCGGACGAGGTGGCGCCGGACCTGTCGCTCATCAAGGGCGGGGGCGGGGCGCTGCTGCGCGAGAAGGTGGTGGCGCAGGCCAGCCGGCGGGAGATCATCGTGGTGGACGCGCAGAAGCTGTCGCCCCGGCTGGGCACGAAGTGGCCGGTGCCGGTGGAGGTGCTGCCGTTCGGCTGGCGTTCGCAGTCGCTGTTCCTGGAGTCGTTGGGGGCGCGCGTCGTGGTGCGGCCCGCGCTGGACGGGGCGCCGTTCCACACGGATCAGGGCAACGTGGTGCTGGACTGCGACTTCGGTCCCATCAGCGACCCCGTGGGACTGGCCGCGCGGCTGGAGTCCCGGGCCGGGGTGATGGCGCATGGCCTGTTCCTCCACCTGACCTCCGACCTCGTGGTGGCCGGGCCGGACGGCATCACCCATCGCGTCCGGAGCGCGTGAGGCGCGCCAGGTCCCCTGGGGTGTCCACGTCCTCCTCGCCCCCCGGCAGCGGGACCTCCGCGACGCGCGAGGGGTCCCGGGCGATGAGCCCGCGCGCCCCGCCCGTGGGAGGAAGGGCCTCCAGTTCGGGGAAGAGGGCGCGCGAGAAGAGGGCGGGGACGCCCCGGGTGCCCGCGTAGGCGGACGCGACGATGGGCGCGCGCTCTCTCTCGAACGTGTCGATGAGGGCCCGCAGGTGGGCCGCGTCCACGCGGAGCTGATCACAGAGCATCAGGAGCGCGGCGTCCACGTCCGGGGGCAGGGCGCGCAGGCCCGCGCGCAGGGACGTCCCCTGTCCCAGCGCCCAGTCCGGATTGTCCACGCACCGCACGGCGAGCCCGTCCAACCGCGCGCGGACCTCCTCGTGACGGGCTCCGAGCACCACGGCCACCACCGGGCTCGCGGCGAGGGCCAGCTCCGCCGCGCGCCGCACCAGGGACGTGCCCTCATGGCGCAGGAGCTGCTTGGGCTGACCCAGTCGGGAGGAGCCCCCAGCGGCGAGCACGACGATGGCCACGCGCATGTCCGCCGCCCTCCGTCAGGCCGACCTGCGCTCTGGCGCGATGGCATCCGCGTGGATGGGGGCCTGTCGCTCGCGCAGCCGTCCTCCCTCGCGTCCAGCCAGCACCGTCTGCACCTCCGCGATGATGGACAGGGCGATCTCCTCCGCGCCCTCCGCGCCCAGGTCCAACCCCATGGGCGCGTGGAGCTTGTCGAGCTGCGCGGAGGTGGGCGCCTGTGACAGCTCCCGCAGGATGCGCTCCGTCCGGGCGCGAGGCCCCAGCACTCCCAGGTAGCGCACGGGCAGCGGCACCAGCCGCGCCAGCAGCTCCCGGTCCTGCGGCAGGCTGTGCGTCATCACCAGCACCAGGCTGCGCGCGGACAGCGCGACCTTCTCCAGGACCTCGGTCGCCCGGGACGCGACGTGCGCCTGGGCCTGCGGAAACCTCCGGCGCAGCATCTCCACGGGCCGGTCCGCCACCACCGTGAGATGCCAGCCCAGCCCCTGCGCCCGCGCGACCACGGGCGCGACATCGAAGCCACCGCCGAACACCACCAGCTGGGGCGCGGGCTCCACCACCTCCACCAGCACCTCCGCGCCTCCGCAGGTGCCGCTCCACGGCAGGCCGCCCTCCAGCACCTCGAGCGCCGCCGCGCGCACCGGCTCGCGCAGCGCCCCCGCGACGGTCCCCGCCTCCGTGCCGTCCTCGCGCAACATCAGCCGTGAGCCCACGGCCTCCGAAGGCCCCCGGTACACCGTGGCGATGACGGCGCGCAGCGACCGGCGGCGGGCCTCCGCCGCGAAGCCGAGCGCGTCACCGGGGCCGGGCTCCCAGCGCTCCAGCAGGATGTCCACCACGCCATTGCATCCGAGCGCGAACGACAGGCCGCCTTCGTCCTCGGCGTTGTCGCCGGTGGTGTCGTAGCGCAGCACGCGCGGCCCCTCCGCCGTCCAGAAGAAGGCCTTGCGCACGAGGTCGCCTTCCAGGCACCCGCCGCTCACCCCGCCCGCGAGCCACCCGTCCCCGCCCATCAACATGCGCGCGCCCGGGCGCCGGTACGACGACCCCGCCACCGCCACCACCGTCGCCAGCACCATGGGCCCCGCGGCTCGCCCCTGGGCCCGCAGGATGTCGTCGAGTTCCCTCATCGCCCGTTCATCTAAGCATCCACGGCCCACGCCCGGGCCGATTCCTCGCCTCGCGGCTGTGTGTAGCCAGACGCTCTCGCCCCGTCCCGCGCACGCAGGGCAGGCGTCCAGTCGAGCCTCTGACTCCTCCATGGCGCTGGCGGACGGGGCCCACCGCCACGAACTTGAGCGGAGGACCCCTGGATGGAGGCATGGTGGAACCCACAGCGCGACGGCATGACGCCCGACCTCGCTCCCCCTTCGTGCCCGGCGCGCCGTGCGAGCGGCACCCCAGGGCGGGGAGGGCGCCATGAAGATGCCCGAACTGCTGGACCACCTGCCCGCCGTGGGTCACCTGCTCGGCCGCAAGCCGGGTGGGCAGGAGGACGTCTTGCCGAAGCGTGATCCCACCCTCACCGTGCCGGACTTCCAGGCCGTGCCGCAGCCTCGCGGCGCGCGGCGCCTGGGCGACGGCCGCACCTTCATCGTGCACCACCCGTCGGCGCGCGCCCCCCGGGGACCCGGCCTCACGGTGATGAGCTACAACATCCTCATGGGCGGCGAGCGCCAGGAGGCGCTGCTGGAGTACTTCACGCAGCTGGAAGCCGAGGACCGCATGCCGGACGTCATCGGCTTGCAGGAGGCGGGCGTGCCCATGTCGGTGCTGCTCGCGTCCCGCTTCGGCTTCCACCTGGCCTACCAGGGCAACGACGGCGGCGACGGCGCCCGGTTGGTGAACGGCAAGGCCTGGCTGAGCCGCCACCCCATCCAGGACGCCGCGCACTTCACCTACGTCCTCACCGACGCCGAACGCCAGGACGCCATCACCCGCCAGGGCTACGCCGGAGAGCTGGAGGAGGACCGGGGCGTGCTGTGGGTGAAGCTGGCGGTGGAGGGCCGCCCGCTCTACCTCTACAACCTGCACCACGCGCTGGGCGACTCGGCCATCAACGCGCTCAACCTGCGCCAGCTCAACGCGCTCCTGCGCCGCCGCGAGGGCATCCCCGCCGTGGTGCTGGGCGACTTCAACGCCAACACCGCCATCAAGCGCGGCGGCTCCTGGTTGGTGGCGCACCTGCTGCATCCGAAGCAGGACAGCGACACGGACACCATCGAGGAGTACCGGCTCCGCTACGGCGACGACATGCACAACGTCACGGTGGGGGACCGGGGCGTGGGCAACATCGCGGATCCCCGCCTGCGCCACGAGCTGCACACGCTGGAGCAGGACCTGCCGGAGACGGTGTGCCACGCGACGACGGTGCGGGTGCGGCTGGCGGACCACTCGCTGACGACGCCCCAGGTGGCCCGCGCGGAGCTGGGCTCGGGCCAGGTGCCCAAGGGCAGCCCCGCGTGGTGGCGCCTCCAGGACATCGCGGACTGCGCCACGCTCACCTCGCACCCGGACAGCCACGGCGTGGTGCACGCCACGGGCAAGCGCTTCGACAACTTCTACGCGACGCGCACCCTGGCCCCCGTCCTCTTCGAGGTGGACCGCTCCACCGAGTCCTCCGACCACCAGCCGGTGGTGGCCCACTACCGCTTCACCGACGTGCGGCCCCAGCCTCCGCCGCCGGCCCGCTCGGGCTGAAGCCCCCGGGGCCGACCGCTACGCGGCGAGGGCCGGGGCGCGGCGGTGACGCGCGAACAGGTCCCTCACGTAGCGGCCAATGAGGACGCAGTCGATGTCCGGGCACTGGAGGTCGGTGCCGGCCAGCGCGGCGCGCGTGTGGTCCGTGCGGACGCGCGGCGTGCGGTGGTGCAGCTCCAGCACCGTGCGGGTGCCGTGGTAGACCTTCTCCCGCAGGAACGCGACCAGGGGGAAGAGGGCGTTGTCCGGCCCCACCCGGCCCAGCTCCCGCAGCCACACCGCTGGCGGCACGCGGCGCACCGGATGTCCGTGCGCGCCCAGCAGGTCGAAGAGGGCGTTGTGGCTCGGCTCCTGCTCGCGCTCGGGGGCCAGGTTGTACGTGCCGCCGGGCGGCTGGGTGAGCACCAGGTGCGCGGTGGCGCTGGCCACGTAGTCCACCGGCACGGGCAGCCAGTACTTGTCCGGCAGGTCCGGCGACAGGCCCAGCTGCGCGTTGCCCACCAGCAGCCGGCACAGCATGTCGTCCGGGTTGCCGATGCCGGTGCGGCTGTGGCCCTGGATGAAGCCCGGCCGGTAGATGCTGACCGGCAGGCCGCCGCCGCGCGCGTCGGCCGCGATGCGCTCCGCGACCCACTTGGCCCGGGTGTAGCCGTTCTCGTACGCCATCAGGTCCAGCGAGCGCTCCAGCGCGAAGTCCTCGTCCACCTCCTCCACGCCCAGCAGCGTGCCCACCGCGCCGTGCACGCTGAGCGACGACACATGGTGCAGCGGCTTCACCCGGCCGTGCGCGCAGAAGGCCAGCACCTGCTGCGTGCCCGCGACGTTGGGCCGGCCCGCGTCCGCGTATGGCAGGATGTAGCTGATGCTCGCGGCCGAGTGCACCACCGCGTCGCAGCGGAGCGCCAGGGCGTCGTGCGTGGACGCCTCCATGCCCAGCCGCGTCCGGGTGATGTCGCCCGCCACCGCCTGGATGCGCCCTTCGCCCCAGGGCAGGTGCACGCCGTACTTCCTCGCGGTGGCGCGGATCCTCGCGCCGGCCTCCGCGTCGTCGCGGGCCCGCACCAGGCAGTGGACGCGCTCCACGCGGGGCGCCAGCGCCGCCAGCAGGTGGATGCCCAGGAACCCCGTCGCCCCCGTGAGCAGCAGCGTGCGCGGAAGCGCCATCTCCGGGCTCGTCACGAGGGACAGGGGGGCCGAGCGCGCATCGGTGAGCAGCGTGGCTCGCACGCTCCGGGGCGCCGCCTCGGACGGAGCCGCGCCTGCCTCGCA
Protein-coding sequences here:
- a CDS encoding vWA domain-containing protein codes for the protein MGHEKPIEPFSDLHREGDRVRAVLMHDPTVEGLDMAIYMDASGSMRDEYTYKAEPRSFLEWIRGAPMKEPSNQVEPQVRWMLEYLATKDRNGLLRVAYWACGTNGRQVEAVGELKGTDVKQYKFPGAKQLGGFTYLEPALRDYVRYLEEQVKVGAKRGCAIIVTDGRLHDADAVEKFSEEIAKKIASGRLPRINFVLVGVGDDIDEEQLEHIAHAEFPGVGHLWCHRIAKEITQVAELVAVLVDETMTVAAGGTVYDDKGQVLKTYEGRLPAVLEFDVPDGAKSFTLEVNGQRYTQPLPDEEHHEDEDHH
- a CDS encoding VOC family protein; the protein is MDKKPQTMRSFVKLLVTDAPASVRFYEGLGFERVASEPPILRLQWGGESDIYLVSPPPGLKLEGRRGMGVLVGFRAGEDGVDAVAAKAAALEAPVEGPTVQPWYTREIIVTDPDGYRLNFIEPA
- a CDS encoding LemA family protein, with protein sequence MSTASRDGAPPRAVAYDDVNELIATATRLMQKDAAPDTLTPDDVRRIGEELDIPARYVDQALEALAKRREAQAREALARERLSRQRRARLRKGAWVGAAVVGLMAVSGLVVRNGLTSTLSDVARQRAQVRNVVDRRESLRARLGLLTPGLERDAELSGADNRVAVEQRRYDERAAGYNASAASFPTNWVVRLSGLPPVLPLSSEVSTW
- a CDS encoding TPM domain-containing protein; protein product: MVKAVLLTLLLPMLVLAQVPAITRPVTDPRGMLTPQEMEHVAQALVDLRSATQVQMAVLLVDTTGGQPIEDYAEAVFRAWRGGQAGKDNGLLLVIARGDRRSRLEVGYGLEPSLTDGEARALLHAQGPLLAHGRTADALLAIIAGVRAEVSTDPRRTAPDVDEASAQESRLQGAWTENGLRWLFFAMAVTSFVAAMVLVERIKLGLSRSLTIGVMVLPPAVFVVSAFSPQAPPVPTLLAYGAMLGGFFGGRYAITRQRRALGFICILGTALSVLFALSQDLPRPPGMVDLLFSLLTPSLCILLSPLILWRGLKQLGEGGRARHSDGGSWSVGSSSTDWSSSSSSSSSDSSSSSSSDWGGGGGSSGGGGASDSW
- a CDS encoding AI-2E family transporter, whose translation is MKASRKALPVYVPPRTVWSVGAQVVLLVLLGTALQRLGPVLTLLAVALLLGLAADPVVRRLQSWGLRRGLGVALIALTLLGLIALLVLTLVPLLVEQLQNLVYAAPGFLDELARAPWVRRLDEHFGVLAHPGNGFNVEPGVLTRPLITVLSSTLELMGAGITVLALAVFGLLFGQDLYASILGWVRPSSRGRVRRVVGRMREAVGNYLVGTLLIISVGGACTALLSLSLGVPYFLPLGLVAMVLGLIPYIGSVITAVLVSVTTLATVGSRRAFIALAIFIVYQQLEAHLLSPLVQRRAIKMNPLLISLVALVGGTVAGLLGVILAVPAAAAGQVLLTEVQRERRKVWNRERRLAAAATASQAPGNADEALLAGPLAPPSTEARRAPPPDSGHPGSPH
- the rpiA gene encoding ribose-5-phosphate isomerase RpiA, translating into MTSDESVSASFKRAAAERAVDFIQPGMVVGLGSGSTAAYAVRRLGALLSAGTLKDVVGVPTSRATEALAVSLGVPLTTLDVHPVVDLTIDGADEVAPDLSLIKGGGGALLREKVVAQASRREIIVVDAQKLSPRLGTKWPVPVEVLPFGWRSQSLFLESLGARVVVRPALDGAPFHTDQGNVVLDCDFGPISDPVGLAARLESRAGVMAHGLFLHLTSDLVVAGPDGITHRVRSA
- a CDS encoding nucleotidyltransferase family protein translates to MRVAIVVLAAGGSSRLGQPKQLLRHEGTSLVRRAAELALAASPVVAVVLGARHEEVRARLDGLAVRCVDNPDWALGQGTSLRAGLRALPPDVDAALLMLCDQLRVDAAHLRALIDTFERERAPIVASAYAGTRGVPALFSRALFPELEALPPTGGARGLIARDPSRVAEVPLPGGEEDVDTPGDLARLTRSGRDG
- a CDS encoding XdhC family protein, producing the protein MRELDDILRAQGRAAGPMVLATVVAVAGSSYRRPGARMLMGGDGWLAGGVSGGCLEGDLVRKAFFWTAEGPRVLRYDTTGDNAEDEGGLSFALGCNGVVDILLERWEPGPGDALGFAAEARRRSLRAVIATVYRGPSEAVGSRLMLREDGTEAGTVAGALREPVRAAALEVLEGGLPWSGTCGGAEVLVEVVEPAPQLVVFGGGFDVAPVVARAQGLGWHLTVVADRPVEMLRRRFPQAQAHVASRATEVLEKVALSARSLVLVMTHSLPQDRELLARLVPLPVRYLGVLGPRARTERILRELSQAPTSAQLDKLHAPMGLDLGAEGAEEIALSIIAEVQTVLAGREGGRLRERQAPIHADAIAPERRSA
- a CDS encoding endonuclease/exonuclease/phosphatase family protein is translated as MKMPELLDHLPAVGHLLGRKPGGQEDVLPKRDPTLTVPDFQAVPQPRGARRLGDGRTFIVHHPSARAPRGPGLTVMSYNILMGGERQEALLEYFTQLEAEDRMPDVIGLQEAGVPMSVLLASRFGFHLAYQGNDGGDGARLVNGKAWLSRHPIQDAAHFTYVLTDAERQDAITRQGYAGELEEDRGVLWVKLAVEGRPLYLYNLHHALGDSAINALNLRQLNALLRRREGIPAVVLGDFNANTAIKRGGSWLVAHLLHPKQDSDTDTIEEYRLRYGDDMHNVTVGDRGVGNIADPRLRHELHTLEQDLPETVCHATTVRVRLADHSLTTPQVARAELGSGQVPKGSPAWWRLQDIADCATLTSHPDSHGVVHATGKRFDNFYATRTLAPVLFEVDRSTESSDHQPVVAHYRFTDVRPQPPPPARSG